In Strigops habroptila isolate Jane chromosome 6, bStrHab1.2.pri, whole genome shotgun sequence, a single genomic region encodes these proteins:
- the NDUFAF5 gene encoding arginine-hydroxylase NDUFAF5, mitochondrial — MAAVAVGTRALAGSGRPLLWGGGCRRLWALPAGLAAAAAAASPPAGASSRSGALSPFDRRLKRKQKNWAALQAEPGKCDYLREEVGGRIADRVFDIPRTFPLALDVGSGRGYIAQHLTKDTVEKLIQVDIAENALKNAVESEIPTVSVVADEESLPFKEDTFDLVVSSLSLHWVNDLPRAFREIHQVLKPDGVFIGAMFGGDTLYELRCSLQLAELEREGGFSPHVSPFTAVSDLGHLLSRAGFNTLTVDTDEIQVNYPGLFEVMEDLQGMGESNCSWNRKPLLHRETMLAAAAIYREMYGNSDGSVPATFQIFYMIGWKFHESQAKPAQRGSATVSFGDLSKLGGFVSKEKK, encoded by the exons ATGGCAGCTGTGGCCGTGGGGACGCGGGCGCTGGCGGGGTCCGGACGCCCGCTCCTGTGGGGTGGCGGCTGCCGGCGGCTCTGGGCGCTGCCAGCGGGactcgccgccgccgccgctgctgcttctcctcccgCCGGCGCTTCGTCGCGCTCGGGCGCGCTGAGCCCCTTCGACCGGCGGCTGAAGCGGAAGCAGAAGAACTGGGCGGCGCTACAAGCCGAGCCCGGCAAGTGCGACTACCTGCGGGAGGAG GTCGGCGGGAGGATAGCGGACAGGGTGTTTGACATCCCCAG AACGTTTCCACTTGCTTTGGATGTTGGCTCTGGAAGAGGTTACATAGCTCAACATTTAACCAAG gacACTGTTGAAAAACTTATTCAAGTTGATATTGCAGAGAATGCTTTA AAGAATGCTGTGGAATCTGAAATCCCTACAGTCAGCGTTGTAGCTGATGAGGAATCCCTTCCTTTCAAAGAAGATACCTTTGATCTTGTCGTTAGTAGCTTAAG TTTACATTGGGTGAATGACCTTCCCAGAGCTTTTAGAGAG ATTCACCAAGTTCTTAAGCCAGATGGAGTATTCATTGGTGCAATGTTTGGGGGAGACACTCTATACGAGCTTCGCTGCTCTTTGCAGCTAGCAGAAttggagagagaaggaggattTTCTCCTCATGTATCGCCATTCACTGCTGTCTCTGATTTGGGACATCTGCTGTCGAGAGCGGGCTTTAACACACTGACTGTG GATACCGATGAAATTCAAGTCAACTACCCAGGGTTGTTTGAGGTTATGGAAGACTTGCAAG GTATGGGGGAGAGTAACTGCTCTTGGAATAGAAAACCTCTGCTACACAGGGAGACAATGTTGGCAGCTGCTGCAATATACCGAG AAATGTATGGAAATAGCGATGGTTCAGTACCTGCCACGTTTCAGATCTTCTACATGATTGGCTGGAAATTCCATGAATCACAG gCAAAACCAGCCCAGAGAGGTTCTGCAACAGTTTCATTTGGAGATCTGTCAAAATTAGGTGgatttgtttcaaaagaaaaaaaatag